From the Lolium rigidum isolate FL_2022 chromosome 2, APGP_CSIRO_Lrig_0.1, whole genome shotgun sequence genome, one window contains:
- the LOC124692034 gene encoding aminopeptidase M1-A-like, translating into MAAEQSAEQFRGQARLPAFAAPRRYDLRLTPDLAACTFSGSVDVALHVAAPTRFLVLNAADLDVSAADVRFTPHGSDQALCPVEVTNELKDEILIIRFNEVLPLGEGTLVIAFLGTLNDKMKGFYRSVYELNGEKKNMAVTQFEPADARRCFPCWDEPAFKAVFKITLEVPSETVALSNMPVVEEKVNGPSKTVYFQETPIMSTYLVAVIVGMFDYVEAFTSDGTSVRVYTQVGKSAQGKFALEVAVKTLILFKEYFAVPYPLPKMDMIAIPDFSAGAMENYGLVTYRETALLFDERHSAAANKQRVAVVVAHELAHQWFGNLVTMEWWTHLWLNEGFATWVSYLAADCFFPEWNVWIQFLEESTTGFRLDALAGSHPIEVDVNHVDEIDEIFDAISYRKGASVIRMLQSYLGAEIFQKSLAAYIKRYAYSNAKTEDLWAALEEGSGEPVNMLMHSWTKQQGYPVVSVKLKDGKLELEQTQFLSSGSEGVGQWVVPITLCCCSYSLQQKFLFREKQEDFQLAGLLECEKNDEFWIKLNVDQTGFYRVSYDEELASRLRHAVGTNKLSAADRYGVLDDTYALCMAGKQKVVTLLHLIAAYKDETEYTVLALAIETSLRIFEMMAVAAPGELGNMKKFLINFLEPFAQRVGWDAKSGEGHLNALLRGTLLTALAELGHEATINEAVRRFNVFLEDRETPLLPPDVRKAAYVALMQTVSKSNKSGYESLLKIYRETDLSQEKVRVLGSLASSPDSDVVLEALNFLLSSEVRNQDCIFVLRGVTAAAHEVAWTWLKENWDYIAETFTGHILTYFISVTVSLLATDEKGDEAEEFFKTRTKASIARTVKQSIERVRIKAKWVENTKGEADLGLVLKELAHKQ; encoded by the exons ATGGCGGCGGAGCAGAGCGCGGAGCAGTTCCGGGGCCAGGCGCGGCTGCCGGCCTTCGCGGCGCCGCGCCGCTACGATCTGCGCCTCACGCCGGACCTCGCCGCCTGCACCTTCTCCGGCTCGGTCGACGTCGCCCTCCACGTCGCCGCGCCCACGCGCTTCCTCGTGCTCAACGCCGCCGACCTCGACGTGTCCGCCGCCGACGTGCGCTTCACGCCCCACGGCTCCGACCAG GCGCTGTGTCCTGTGGAGGTTACCAATGAACTGAAGGATGAGATCTTGATTATTCGCTTCAATGAAGTGCTACCTCTTGGGGAGGGAACTTTGGTCATTGCATTTCTCGGAACTTTGAATGATAAGATGAAGGGTTTTTATAGAAG TGTGTATGAGCTCAATGGGGAGAAGAAGAACATGGCTGTGACCCAGTTTGAACCTGCTGATGCAAGGCGCTGCTTCCCATGTTGGGATGAACCTGCTTTCAAG GCTGTATTCAAAATTACTCTGGAAGTTCCTTCTGAGACTGTTGCTTTGTCTAATATGCCAGTCGTTGAAGAGAAGGTCAATGGCCCCAGCAAAACTGTTTACTTCCAGGAAACTCCAATAATGTCAACATACCTAGTGGCTGTTATTGTTGGCATGTTTGACTATGTGGAAGCTTTCACCAGTGATG GTACTAGTGTTCGTGTTTACACACAAGTTGGTAAGAGTGCACAGGGAAAGTTCGCACTAGAGGTTGCCGTGAAGACACTAATCCTCTTCAAGGA GTACTTTGCTGTGCCATATCCTCTCCCAAAAATGGATATGATTGCCATTCCTGATTTTTCCGCTGGAGCGATGGAGAACTATGGCTTAGTTACATATCGTGAAACTGCTCTGCTATTTGATGAGCGACACTCTGCAGCTGCTAATAAGCAAAGG GTTGCAGTTGTTGTTGCACATGAGTTAGCTCACCAGTGGTTTGGAAATCTTGTGACTATGGAATGGTGGACACATCTATGGCTGAACGAGGGTTTTGCAACATGG GTATCCTACTTAGCTGCAGATTGTTTCTTTCCTGAATGGAATGTTTGGATTCAGTTTCTAGAGGAATCTACAACAGGTTTCAGGTTGGATGCTCTGGCAGGATCACATCCAATAGAG GTGGATGTAAATCATGTTGATGAAATAGATGAGATATTTGATGCTATAAGCTATAGGAAAGGTGCCTCTGTTATTCGGATGTTGCAAAGCTATCTTGGGGCTGAGATCTTCCAG AAATCACTGGCTGCATACATCAAAAGGTATGCGTATTCAAATGCCAAGACAGAGGACTTGTGGGCTGCCCTTGAAGAGGGGTCTGGTGAGCCAGTGAATATGTTAATGCACTCGTGGACAAAACAGCAAGGTTATCCTGTTGTCAGTGTAAAACTGAAGGACGGAAAGCTAGAGCTGGAGCAG ACACAGTTCCTGTCAAGTGGGTCCGAAGGAGTTGGGCAATGGGTGGTTCCCATCACACTATGTTGCTGTTCATACTCACTTCAACAGAAGTTCCTTTTCCGTGAAAAACAAGAGGATTTCCAGTTGGCAGGGCTTCTAGAATGTGAAAAGAATGACGAATTCTGGATTAAACTTAATGTCGATCAGACTGGCTTCTATAGAGTAAGCTATGATGAGGAACTTGCATCCCGACTTAGGCATGCAGTTGGGACCAACAAACTGAGCGCAGCTGACAGATATG GTGTACTTGATGACACATATGCCCTCTGTATGGCTGGTAAACAGAAGGTGGTCACGTTGCTGCATTTGATTGCTGCTTACAAGGATGAGACTGAGTATACCGTACTCGCGCTCGCCATCGAA ACAAGTCTGAGAATTTTCGAGATGATGGCTGTTGCTGCACCTGGGGAGTTGGGTAATATGAAAAAGTTCCTAATCAACTTTCTTGAGCCATTTGCGCA GCGAGTTGGGTGGGATGCTAAGAGTGGTGAGGGCCACCTGAATGCACTGTTAAGAGGTACACTCTTGACCGCCCTCGCGGAACTTGGCCATGAGGCTACCATAAATGAAGCCGTCCGCCGGTTTAATGTCTTTCTGGAAGACAGAGAGACACCACTCCTTCCTCCAGATGTCCGAAAG GCTGCATATGTTGCTTTGATGCAGACAGTGAGCAAATCAAACAAATCTGGATATGAATCACTCCTGAAGATATACAGGGAAACTGATCTGAGCCAGGAAAAAGTCCGTGTGCTAG GTTCTTTGGCATCCTCTCCTGACTCTGATGTTGTTCTTGAAGCCCTGAATTTCCTGCTATCGTCTGAG GTAAGGAATCAGGATTGTATATTTGTGCTTCGGGGAGTGACTGCAGCGGCACACGAGGTGGCATGGACATGGTTGAAG GAAAACTGGGACTACATAGCAGAGACCTTCACTGGACACATTCTCACTTACTTCATCTCCGTCACAGTCTCACTG CTCGCCACTGACGAGAAGGGTGACGAGGCAGAGGAGTTTTTCAAGACCAGGACCAAGGCGAGCATCGCGAGGACGGTGAAGCAGAGCATCGAGAGAGTGAGGATCAAGGCCAAGTGGGTCGAGAACACCAAGGGCGAGGCAGATCTCGGCCTTGTTCTCAAGGAGCTGGCTCACAAGCAGTGA